In the genome of Pichia kudriavzevii chromosome 4, complete sequence, one region contains:
- a CDS encoding uncharacterized protein (PKUD0D06430; similar to Saccharomyces cerevisiae YNL061W (NOP2); ancestral locus Anc_2.247), with protein MGRRAKNKQGVPPSYEEFQAAKERKEEKKRQRDNKIADNKTNKKQKADKPKKSKSSKKSKESEDITEIAEDIPEVNYEELSAARKSLFDDESEEEVEEKLETLDDLDDEFDVDGEDIDDDDEVHERPMFSDDESDGDIEKVNAANMEEYSKQLDLEKEQEDLEAQEELLGVNQVQPRAKILPAEGEEDPAAQTKDGAIDLTFVRTRMLEIVKVLENFKELAEEGRSRSEYIDQLIKDICEYFGYTPFLAEKLFNLFSPSEALEFFEANEIHRPVTIRTNTLLTTRRNLAQALVNRGVNLQPIGPWTKVGLQIFDSQVPIGATPEYLSGQYILQAASSFLPVMALDPQENERVLDMAAAPGGKTTYISALMKNTGCIFANDANKARTKSLIANIHRLNCSNTIVCNYDAREFPKVIGGFDRILLDAPCSGTGVIGKDQSVKTSRTPKDFIEIPHLQKQLLLSAIDSVDHTSTNGGIIVYSTCSVMVEENEAVIDYALRKRPNVKLIDTGLTIGKDGFTSFRGKKFDPSVKLSKRYYPHVYNVDGFFVAKFKKLGPSPFDKSKAGAFEKEKMAREEALKEGLISDDFAKFEAEEDKEIMKHSIKVNLQKKGIDPRKVDIEKKIEKLEEKK; from the coding sequence gaatCAGAAGATATTACCGAAATAGCAGAGGACATACCAGAAGTCAATTATGAAGAATTGTCAGCAGCAAGGAAATCactttttgatgatgaatcagaagaagaagttgaggaAAAACTTGAGACTCTTGATGAtttagatgatgaattcgatgttgatggtgaagatattgatgatgatgatgaagttcATGAAAGACCAATGTTTTCGGATGACGAAAGTGATGgtgatattgaaaaggtCAACGCTGCAAATATGGAGGAATATTCTAAACAACTTGATTTGGAGAAGGAACAAGAAGATTTAGAAGCACAAGAAGAATTATTAGGTGTTAACCAAGTTCAGCCAAGAGCAAAAATTTTGCCTGCagaaggtgaagaagatCCAGCAGCCCAAACAAAGGACGGCGCTATTGATCTTACATTTGTTAGAACTAGGATGCTTGAAATTGTTAAggttttggaaaatttcaaagaattggCTGAAGAAGGACGTAGCCGTAGTGAATATATCGATCAATTAATCAAAGATATTTGTGAATATTTTGGATATACCCCATTTTTAGCTGAGAAACTATTCAATTTATTCTCCCCAAGTGAAGCGTTAGAATTTTTTGAAGCAAATGAAATTCATCGTCCAGTTACAATCCGTACAAATACTCTCTTGACAACTAGAAGAAACTTGGCACAAGCATTGGTCAACAGAGGTGTAAACTTACAACCAATTGGTCCATGGACAAAAGTTGGTTTACAGATTTTTGACTCTCAAGTACCAATTGGTGCAACTCCTGAATACTTAAGTGGTCAATATATATTACAAGCGGCATCTTCTTTCTTACCAGTTATGGCATTGGATCcacaagaaaatgagagGGTTTTGGATATGGCAGCTGCGCCAGGTGGTAAAACCACCTACATATCAgcattgatgaaaaatacCGGTTGTATTTTTGCTAATGATGCAAATAAAGCACGTACAAAATCGTTAATTGCTAACATTCACCGTTTAAACTGTTCGAATACAATTGTTTGTAACTACGATGCAAGAGAATTTCCAAAAGTTATTGGAGGATTTGACAGAATCTTATTAGATGCACCATGTTCGGGTACAGGTGTTATTGGTAAGGATCAAAGTGTCAAAACGAGTCGTACGCCTAAAgatttcattgaaattcCACATTTGCAAAAGCAGCTATTACTAAGTGCAATTGATTCTGTCGATCATACTTCAACCAATGGTGGTATTATTGTTTATTCTACATGTTCTGTTATGgttgaagagaatgaaGCTGTTATTGATTATGCATTGCGTAAAAGACCAAACGTAAAATTGATTGACACGGGATTGACTATTGGTAAAGATGGATTTACTAGTTTCAGAGGTAAAAAATTTGACCCAAGTGTTAAACTATCAAAGAGATACTATCCTCATGTTTACAATGTTGATGGGTTCTTCGTTGCTAAATTTAAGAAATTAGGACCATCACCATTTGATAAGTCAAAGGCAGGCGCatttgaaaaggagaagatggCCAGAGAAGAAGCATTGAAGGAAGGTTTGATTTCCGATGATTTTGCCAAATTTGAggcagaagaagataaagaaattatGAAACATTCCATCAAGGTCAACTTACAAAAGAAGGGAATTGATCCAAGAAAAGTTGATattgagaagaaaattgagaagttggaagaaaagaaatga
- a CDS encoding uncharacterized protein (PKUD0D06410; similar to Saccharomyces cerevisiae YNL138W (SRV2); ancestral locus Anc_2.128): protein MSDQGNFSIQGYNLVTLLKRLEAATSRLEDVTIFQESKSAVAVVDATAATTSVEPTAPKSTMAPSSAIAAAPRIVSPEVPKSIKEFDNFIKEKIDPYVQLSQEIDGQLGEQAELFKEAIDRERRVLLAASKSKKLNAEDGKFQELVIKPINELIMKIISIKDGNRNSEKFNYLNAVSEGVAVLGWIVVNTPVSYVPEFKDSAQFWTNRILKEVKGSEDEKVGTEWVKTFLSIFDALKDYVKEFHSTGITWGGSQDFEDAIKTGDEEARNGGSGGSTSSVPPPPPPPPPADLFVDEVAAAKNGGSNGGGANKVAVKSGGMGAVFEELNQGEKITSGLRKVDKSEMTHKNPELRRKSGPMPPKKPKKFSSSGNSTSTSGNDAGANAGAGSSSSDKPVQKPSQFELVDNKWMIVRLTKDILPKYGFTDGILKIEGSMDQSIYMGDCDGVIVQITGKVNAISMNKCHKSGLVIDRAISSVDVTQCERCEVQIVTNVPVLSVDQSESVDVYLSKESMDGIYLYSSGCTALNVNIPRGSQDEEDFELEETAIPEQFVTTFSSGCAKTEAVLRK, encoded by the coding sequence ATGTCAGATCAGGGAAATTTCTCCATCCAGGGGTACAACCTTGTCACACTATTAAAGAGATTAGAAGCTGCTACATCGAGATTAGAAGATGTTACGATTTTTCAGGAGAGCAAGTCTGCTGTAGCGGTAGTGGATGCAACGGCAGCTACAACAAGTGTGGAACCAACTGCACCAAAGTCCACAATGGCACCTTCCAGTGCAATTGCGGCTGCACCTAGAATTGTGTCACCAGAAGTTCCTAAATCTATCAaggaatttgataatttcatcaaggAGAAGATTGATCCGTATGTTCAACTATCACAAGAGATTGATGGTCAATTAGGTGAGCAAGCTGAGTTGTTCAAGGAAGCAATTGACAGAGAGAGACGGGTCTTGTTGGCTGCAAGCAAGAGTAAAAAGCTCAATGCTGAAGATGGGAAATTCCAGGAGCTAGTTATCAAGCCCATCAATGAGTTGATTATGAAGATAATCAGTATCAAAGATGGCAATAGAAACAGTGAGAAGTTCAACTATTTAAATGCAGTCAGTGAGGGTGTTGCTGTGTTGGGTTGGATCGTTGTCAACACGCCCGTTTCGTATGTACCGGAATTCAAGGATTCTGCCCAATTCTGGACCAATCGGATTTTGAAGGAAGTTAAGGGCAGTGAAGACGAGAAAGTTGGTACTGAATGGGTCAAGACTTTTTTGAGCATTTTCGATGCCTTGAAAGATTATGTGAAGGAGTTCCATAGCACTGGTATTACATGGGGAGGATCCCAAGATTTTGAGGATGCCATCAAAACCGGTGATGAGGAAGCTCGCAATGGTGGTTCTGGTGGTAGTACATCATCTGTGCCTCCTCCACCTCCACCTCCACCGCCTGCAGATTTGTTTGTCGACGAAGTTGCAGCGGCAAAGAACGGTGGTAGCAATGGCGGCGGTGCCAATAAGGTTGCAGTCAAGAGTGGAGGCATGGGGGCTGTCTTTGAGGAGTTGAACCAGGGAGAGAAAATCACCAGCGGGTTACGTAAGGTTGACAAGAGTGAGATGACACACAAGAATCCCGAATTGAGAAGGAAGAGTGGTCCAATGCCACCAAAGAAGCCAAAGAAGTTTTCCAGTAGTGGCAACAGTACCAGCACCAGCGGTAACGACGCTGGTGCAAATGCTGGTGCAGGTTCAAGTTCTAGCGACAAGCCTGTACAAAAGCCTAGCCAGTTTGAGCTTGTTGATAACAAGTGGATGATTGTGCGTTTGACCAAGGATATTCTCCCAAAGTACGGTTTCACTGATGGCATCCTCAAGATCGAGGGGTCCATGGACCAGAGCATCTACATGGGGGATTGTGACGGGGTCATTGTACAAATCACAGGTAAGGTGAATGCCATCAGCATGAACAAGTGTCACAAGAGTGGATTAGTTATTGACCGGGCCATCTCTAGTGTCGATGTTACACAGTGTGAGCGATGCGAGGTGCAAATTGTCACAAACGTTCCTGTATTGAGTGTCGACCAGAGTGAGAGTGTTGACGTTTACCTCTCTAAGGAATCCATGGATGGAATCTACCTCTACAGCAGTGGATGTACTGCACTCAATGTCAATATACCAAGGGGTTCACAGGATGAAGAAGACTTTGAACTTGAGGAAACTGCCATTCCAGAACAGTTTGTAACGACTTTCTCCTCTGGATGCGCGAAAACAGAGGCCGTTTTAAGAAAATGA
- a CDS encoding uncharacterized protein (PKUD0D06420; similar to Saccharomyces cerevisiae YNL059C (ARP5); ancestral locus Anc_2.248) — protein sequence MEKRFSHNFAKRDEGLPPREVYPLPDYPKRTHFEPFIPCASYQNDLPIALDFGKTNVRIGVAGMDDPYMQFPTLYSRYRDRTLNRSSTFIGYDIFVESTIKSSMKNPFDGQMLTNWEATEKILDYSFLHLGVTPNNECVPNPIVMNESLATPLSQRENLSQLLFETYQIPSLAFGVDSLFSFYQNNGKSGLVLGTNHEASYVIPVSNEKPMVDISKRINIGGHQLYDFMRSSINLKYPYFPTRLNDWQVQSLVNQYCFVSKDFNSEIKQCLDLDYLEKHDITIEAPFNEVLKEEKTEEQIRMEEIKRKENIKKLQDQAKIKRQEKLKLKQKDFEYYSKIKLSFQNMSKKEVLNIIREAGFDDESDLDKYLSNLEKQLKKAKLLEMDDEDGNGSENDNESNKYDFSILDKPNSELTQEEQREKRRLRLIKSGMEAKERAKQEKEEAIREAEELRKRDIEFRENDLDGWIVEKRKLLNNVVQRRKDRIKLKEELGDRKSRASQQRMKNIASLADDGPATNSEGSSNASNKRRRHEATIDNDPNDTFGANDEDWAIYRDIAGVDDEELSAEELEEIYTIEKQLLEFDPNFTIDDTQERQFNYKTSIIHKFLRGPREFDNEDQHQLHQFHLNVERIRIPELLFQPSITGVDQAGVVEVMEDTILRRLPQELGFSGDISSCDQIKNIYSDIFITGGCALFENIQDRIRNELRCSLPTDLNFNIRVANDPILDAWRGMSKWAYNQYNSNNLESFWSRKQYEEQGVGYMAEHGFGCVKLI from the coding sequence ATGGAAAAGAGATTTTCCCATAACTTTGCCAAAAGGGACGAAGGTTTACCACCAAGGGAAGTATACCCCTTGCCAGACTATCCAAAGAGAACCCATTTCGAACCATTTATACCATGTGCTAGTTACCAGAATGACCTACCAATAGCCTTAGATTTTGGTAAGACTAATGTACGTATCGGTGTCGCTGGTATGGATGATCCCTATATGCAATTCCCAACATTGTATTCTCGTTACAGGGATCGGACTCTGAATAGAAGTTCAACTTTTATTGGTTATGATATCTTTGTGGAATCAACCATAAAgtcatcaatgaaaaacCCATTCGATGGCCAAATGTTGACTAACTGGGAGGCAACGGAGAAGATCTTGGATTATTCATTTCTACATTTGGGTGTTACTCCAAATAACGAGTGTGTTCCTAACCCTATTGTAATGAATGAAAGTTTAGCAACTCCTCTATCACAAAGGGAGAATTTATCACAGCTCTTGTTTGAAACATACCAAATTCCCTCATTGGCGTTTGGTGTTGATTCCTTATTCagtttttatcaaaacaacGGTAAATCAGGCCTAGTTTTAGGTACAAATCATGAGGCCAGTTATGTTATACCGGTATCAAATGAAAAGCCTATGGTTGACATATCAAAGAGAATCAATATTGGAGGTCATCAGTTATATGACTTTATGAGAAGctcaatcaatttgaagTATCCTTATTTTCCAACACGTCTAAATGATTGGCAAGTCCAATCATTGGTTAACCAATATTGCTTTGTATCTAAAGATTTCAATAGTGAGATTAAACAATGTCTGGATTTAGATTACCTTGAAAAACATGATATTACAATTGAGGCTCCATTTAATGAAGTAttgaaagaggaaaaaactGAAGAGCAAATTAGAATGGAGGAAATCAAACGAAAGgagaatatcaaaaaattacaaGACCAAGCAAAGATCAAGAGACAAGAAAAGTTAAAATTGAAGCAGaaagattttgaatattattCTAAAATTAAGTTgtcttttcaaaacatgAGCAAAAAGGAAGTTTTAAATATCATAAGGGAGGCCGGATTCGATGACGAATCTGACTTAGATAAATATTTATCGAACTTggaaaaacaattgaaaaaagcCAAGTTATTGGAGATGGACGATGAAGACGGAAATGGGAGTGAGAATGACAACGAGTCAAACAAATATGATTTCTCCATATTAGATAAACCAAATTCAGAATTAACACAAGAGGAACAAAGGGAGAAACGTAGGCTAAGATTGATTAAATCCGGTATGGAGGCAAAGGAACGTGCaaagcaagaaaaagaagaagctatTAGAGAAGCTGAAGAATTGCGCAAGCGTGATATTGAATTCAGGGAGAATGACTTGGATGGTTGGATTGTCGAAAAACGTAAGTTGCTTAATAATGTTGTTCAGAGACGTAAGGATAGGATCAAATTAAAGGAAGAATTAGGCGATCGTAAATCCCGTGCCTCACAACAAAGAATGAAGAATATTGCCTCGCTGGCTGACGACGGTCCGGCCACTAACTCTGAAGGCTCTTCGAATGCTTCAAATAAACGACGCCGTCACGAAGCAACTATTGATAATGACCCAAATGATACATTCGGTGCCAACGATGAAGACTGGGCAATTTATAGAGATATTGCAGGAGTAGACGATGAAGAACTATCTGCtgaagaacttgaagagaTTTATACAATTGAGAAGCAACTATTAGAGTTTGATCCTAATTTTACAATCGATGATACTCAAGAACGTCAATTTAATTATAAAACTTCAATCATCCATAAGTTTCTAAGAGGTCCAAGAGAGTTTGACAACGAAGATCAACATCAACTACACCAGTTCCACCtaaatgttgaaagaattagaaTACCTGAACTTTTATTCCAACCTTCAATCACAGGAGTTGATCAAGCAGGTGTAGTTGAAGTTATGGAGGATACAATCCTAAGGAGACTACCACAAGAACTAGGGTTCTCGGGTGATATTTCTAGTTGCGATCAAATTAAGAACATCTATAGTGATATTTTTATCACAGGCGGTTGCGcattgtttgaaaacatccaaGATAGGATTAGGAACGAATTACGTTGTAGTTTACCTACTGATCtaaatttcaatattagAGTTGCAAATGACCCTATATTGGATGCATGGAGGGGGATGTCCAAATGGGCCTATAATCAATACAATTCTAATAATTTGGAAAGTTTCTGGTCTAGGAAACAGTATGAGGAACAAGGAGTTGGCTATATGGCTGAACACGGATTTGGTTGTGTTAAATTAATTTGA
- a CDS encoding uncharacterized protein (PKUD0D06400; similar to Saccharomyces cerevisiae YDR148C (KGD2); ancestral locus Anc_8.329), with the protein MLRTSARLSRTAFRARTLSGSPTATGNTVRSLSTLKVVRSNAISNATRAPVIGGVAALQSRRFSCATSWRAPQVVKVPEMAESITEGTLSSFSKDVGEYINQDELLATIETDKIDVEVNAPVSGTITELLVSPDDTVTVGQEIAKIEPGAAPSGAAAAAPKDAKKDEAPKKDEAPKKDESPKKEESPKKEESPKKDEKPAPQKAQTSSPAAASKSSNGNVPEHINPFGNFSRSEERIKMNRMRMRIAERLKEAQNTAASLTTFNEIDMSSLMEMRSLYKDEFVKKTGVKMGFMGAFSRASALAAKDIPAVNGAIENGNTMVFRDYMDLSIAVATPKGLVTPIVRNAESLSILEIENEISNLGKKARDGKLTLEDMTGGTFTISNGGVFGSLFGTPIINMPQTAVLGLHGIKNRAVVVNGKVESRPMMYVALTYDHRMLDGREAVTFLRTVKELIEDPRKMLLM; encoded by the coding sequence ATGCTCAGAACATCTGCCAGACTCTCCAGAACCGCATTCAGAGCAAGGACTCTCTCCGGCAGCCCAACAGCAACGGGAAACACTGTTAGATCCCTATCCACTTTAAAGGTTGTCCGGTCTAATGCCATCTCCAATGCCACTAGGGCGCCTGTTATTGGTGGCGTTGCAGCTCTCCAGTCTAGGAGATTCTCCTGTGCCACCTCGTGGAGGGCGCCACAGGTTGTCAAGGTGCCCGAGATGGCGGAATCCATCACCGAAGGTACCTTGTCCTCCTTCTCCAAGGATGTTGGCGAATACATCAACCAGGACGAGTTGTTGGCCACTATTGAGACCGACAAGATCGATGTTGAGGTGAATGCGCCGGTCTCAGGTACCATCACCGAGCTCTTGGTTTCTCCAGATGACACTGTCACGGTTGGCCAGGAAATTGCAAAGATTGAACCTGGTGCAGCACCTTCAGgtgctgctgctgctgctcCTAAGGATGCCAAGAAGGACGAAGCACCAAAGAAGGACGAAGCACCAAAGAAGGACGAATCAccaaagaaggaagaatcaccaaagaaggaagaatcACCAAAGAAGGACGAAAAACCAGCTCCTCAGAAGGCGCAAACATCCTCTCCTGCTGCAGCTTCCAAATCATCCAATGGTAATGTCCCTGAACACATCAATCCATTTGGTAACTTCTCTAGATCCGAGGAAAGAATCAAGATGAACAGAATGAGAATGAGAATTGCAGAAAGATTAAAGGAAGCACAAAATACCGCTGCCTCCTTGACAACCTTCAACGAAATCGATATGTCATCATTGATGGAAATGAGATCGTTGTACAAGGACGAGTTTGTAAAGAAAACCGGTGTCAAGATGGGTTTTATGGGTGCCTTCTCTCGTGCTTCCGCTTTGGCAGCTAAGGATATTCCGGCTGTCAATGGTGCAATCGAAAATGGTAACACCATGGTCTTCAGAGACTACATGGATCTTTCAATCGCCGTTGCAACTCCAAAAGGTTTGGTCACTCCAATCGTCAGAAACGCAGAATCCTtatcaattttggaaattgaaaatgaaatttccAACCTAGGTAAGAAGGCTAGAGACGGTAAGTTGACCTTGGAAGATATGACCGGTGGTACCTTCACCATCTCTAATGGTGGTGTCTTTGGCTCCTTATTTGGTACTCCTATCATTAACATGCCTCAAACCGCTGTCTTAGGTTTGCACGGTATTAAGAACAGAGCAGTCGTTGTTAATGGAAAGGTCGAATCCAGACCAATGATGTACGTTGCATTGACTTATGACCACAGAATGTTGGATGGTAGAGAGGCTGTCACTTTCTTAAGAACCGTTAAGGAGTTGATTGAAGACCCAAGAaagatgttgttgatgtaa
- a CDS encoding uncharacterized protein (PKUD0D06390), producing the protein MQFQKYLLPLGESLGHSQHYATCYLRIKIENSLTLKSLSETVSISNQILEKNTKLLKLGKFNSNYIIPNIHPCSPLTAPVPYHDLIKQMNDDGKDGDPSEQFYNAFIKNVKVYPKDLEIDSIFPTNFKFLASKVQTNDFHVSLLPILRFDNVDESSFLLSYFKNELSSFKTHSVDVHFNGDLQILPKYDYSKFFLSMVINNHQNTELYSLLNLVSRLREKSPFRGHVIGEVDSDIRIVNWKETLLHMTIGVNNIADSNFGMLELAYLNHFLSAVKTKALHVTGDVVLVVDGENILLN; encoded by the coding sequence ATGCAATTCCAAAAGTACCTACTCCCGTTGGGTGAATCCTTAGGCCATAGCCAACATTATGCTACTTGTTATCTACgtatcaaaattgaaaatagtCTGACACTCAAATCGTTATCTGAAACAGTGTCGATCTCAAACCAAATTCTGGAgaaaaataccaaattgCTAAAGTTGGGTAAGTTCAATTCTAACTATATAATACCAAATATCCATCCATGCTCTCCGCTTACTGCTCCAGTGCCCTACCATGACCTCATCAAGCAAATGAATGATGACGGTAAAGATGGTGACCCATCAGAACAATTCTACAATGCCTTCATAAAGAATGTAAAAGTTTATCCAAAGGACTTGGAAATTGATTCTATATTTCCAACcaacttcaaattcctAGCTTCCAAAGTGCAAACAAATGATTTCCATGTATCATTGTTACCTATTTTAAGGTTCGATAATGTTGACGAGTCCTCTTTTTTATTGAGCTATTTTAAAAATGAACTGTCAAGCTTTAAAACTCACTCGGTCGACGTTCATTTCAATGGCGATTTACAAATACTTCCCAAATATGATTATTCCAAATTCTTCCTCTCCATGGTTATAAACAACCACCAAAATACGGAGCTGTATTCTTTACTAAATCTTGTGTCACGACTGAGAGAAAAGTCGCCATTTAGGGGTCATGTAATAGGTGAAGTAGATAGTGATATTCGAATTGTAAATTGGAAAGAAACATTGCTACATATGACTATAGGGGTAAATAATATTGCAGACTCTAATTTTGGGATGTTAGAGTTGGCCTATTTGAACCATTTCTTATCTGCTGTGAAAACTAAGGCCTTACACGTTACTGGTGATGTTGTCCTAGTTGTGGATGGAGAAAACATCTTATTGAATTAA
- a CDS encoding uncharacterized protein (PKUD0D06380; similar to Saccharomyces cerevisiae YDR146C (SWI5) and YLR131C (ACE2); ancestral locus Anc_8.326) produces MDLSWPEDSLDPFLSNSPTPASIKNQYNVKYQNPLKIDINQNSSTFKPIPLPDDIIGFDPGLNMNMNMNLGPGMGMGMSLDIDGNLPLTQLDNNENMSFNFENYLKDDINDLDNDYLDAHLMKPQQQQESNEDDIEKVLLDLGISEAPSHDPHHTHCDHSSKQPQRGHKRQLSGSGIFGFVGVGENTQLSIPGVEPVQFYEKKPLYKEDDIYSNLNLDDISTTEFLNNLNSTSLLNGNDRNNVDNTLFPKKSDNIQNSQTTNPLSLSHTPLKPNLKENPDYYVPSGNQRSYKFPPSPPKGTFNSNASSNLNPFVTNQIKVENNVNPDLTIKLPPSEFTSPKTNKLSSPLQISPIQSFAQSSPIKNINLQTPRTSLSPNKNLMQALISSQSKFKIKSLKGLSTNDNDNETTILADINDDDKTISAMATPSKKINFSNDALVTPTKKKSQLPQPTHLTGSPKLELLRQQNVLKCSKRPIVRKKPTIKSTLEAGTLDKYFEGPDEEGKFTCKFFEEDIQCFCNRKFTRISNTRAHIQTHLSDRPFVCDVCGKGFVRNHDLGRHKKGHSGPQNICPCGKKFPRIDALKRHRQRNICIGGIDREGVTKPENKNTKTNSKKLNDHSRTQKLLSNLNDDLKNNLDSKNHKNVQIPENPDQQYHGIVTPPHQQVPPPQPPLGQPMGLFSENNEKNVDLMSLNQISVVQDSFFNLNENLEI; encoded by the coding sequence ATGGATTTAAGTTGGCCAGAGGATTCATTGGATCCTTTCCTCTCGAACTCTCCAACTCCCGCTTCAATCAAGAACCAATACAATGTTAAATACCAAAACCCTCTAAAAATAGACATCAATCAAAACAGTTCGACCTTTAAACCCATCCCGCTACCTGATGATATCATTGGATTTGATCCTGGTCTGAACATgaatatgaatatgaaTTTAGGTCCGGGAATGGGGATGGGGATGTCATTGGACATTGATGGAAATTTACCCTTGACTCAACTCgataataatgaaaatatgagtttcaactttgaaaacTATTTGAAAGATGATATTAATGATTTGGACAATGATTACCTTGATGCGCACTTGATGAaaccacaacaacaacaagaatCAAACGaggatgatattgaaaaagttcTTCTGGATTTAGGTATATCCGAGGCGCCGTCACATGACCCACATCATACCCATTGTGATCACTCTAGTAAACAGCCTCAGAGAGGCCATAAGAGGCAATTGAGTGGCTCGGgtatttttggatttgtaGGTGTAGGTGAGAACACCCAATTGTCAATACCTGGTGTTGAACCAGTGCAATTTTATGAAAAGAAACCGCTCTATAAAGAAGATGACATCTactcaaatttaaatttaGATGACATTTCAACAACTGagtttttgaataatttgaacTCAACAAGCTTATTAAATGGCAATGATAGAAACAATGTCGATAATACACTATTTCCTAAAAAATCCGATAATATACAAAATTCACAGACCACAAACCCACTCTCATTATCCCACACGCCATTAAAACCAAACTTAAAGGAAAACCCAGACTATTATGTACCGTcaggaaatcaaagatcTTACAAATTCCCACCATCACCTCCTAAGGGTACATTTAATTCAAATGCTTCTTCTAATCTGAATCCTTTTGTCACAAATCAAATTAAAGTAGAGAATAATGTTAATCCCGATTTAACAATCAAATTACCACCGTCGGAATTCACATCGCctaaaacaaacaaacttTCTTCGCCCCTTCAAATCTCTCCAATTCAATCTTTTGCACAGTCTTCACCGATTAAAAACATCAATTTACAAACCCCAAGGACTTCATTATcaccaaacaaaaatttaatGCAAGCTTTGATATCTTCACAAAGTAAGTTTAAAATTAAGAGTTTGAAAGGCCTAAGCACTAAcgataatgataatgaaacGACCATACTAGCAGAcatcaatgatgatgacaaaACAATCTCCGCAATGGCAACTccttcaaaaaaaatcaatttttccaaCGATGCTCTAGTGACtccaacaaagaaaaaatcacaGTTGCCTCAACCAACTCACTTAACAGGATCACCAAAATTAGAATTATTAAGACAGCAAAATGTGCTGAAATGCTCAAAGAGACCGATAGTAAGAAAAAAGCCGACGATCAAATCAACTTTAGAAGCAGGAACTTTGgataaatattttgaaggcCCCGATGAAGAAGGTAAATTTACATGTAAGTTCTTTGAGGAGGACATTCAATGTTTTTGTAATAGGAAATTCACGAGAATATCAAATACTAGGGCGCATATTCAAACACATCTTTCTGATAGACCCTTTGTGTGTGATGTTTGCGGTAAGGGATTTGTTAGAAATCATGATTTGGGACGACATAAAAAGGGACATTCGGGCCCTCAAAATATTTGTCCGTGTGGGAAGAAATTTCCTAGGATTGATGCCTTAAAACGACATAGACAAAGAAACATCTGTATTGGTGGCATCGATAGAGAAGGTGTAACAAAGCcagaaaataaaaatacaaagactaactcaaaaaaattaaatgaCCACAGTAGAACCCAAAAGCTATTATCAAATCtcaatgatgatttaaAGAACAATCTTGACAGTAAAAACCATAAAAATGTTCAAATACCCGAAAATCCAGATCAACAGTATCATGGAATAGTCACGCCTCCCCACCAACAAGTACCTCCTCCGCAACCTCCATTAGGCCAGCCGATGGGGTTGTTTTCTGAgaataatgaaaagaaCGTTGACTTGATGAGCTTAAACCAAATCTCAGTTGTTCAAGATAGCTTTTTTAATCTTAATGAGAACCTAGAAATATGA